GAATATCTCCTGAGCAACGGTGCCATCAAACTCAGAACCTGCAAAATAATGCAGAAAACCGGCATTGACCAGTAACAGCATGGTGAAGCCGCGGAAAAAATCAAGTGAAGTCAGACGTTGTGTTGGTTGAGCCATATCAAACTGGTTTTATATTTTTATAAATAGAGTCTGTCTATAATATCCGCTGGCTGCGTTGCGCTCGTTTTTCATGCCAGTCGATTACATCAAGTAAACTCCTGTCATTCAAAACTCGCAAGCCTTGCCAGCGAACATTCTAGACGAGACTCTTTCAAATCTCCTTGACTTTATGGACAAACACTAAATAGAAGCAGAAAAAGCATTTTTAACTTGGAATAGCAAACCATAAAAAATTACCAACCTATCGAAACAAAAAGGGTTTAAGCCCAAAATACCATAGAGACCCGATGCATTGCGTCTCTATAACATGTATCATTATATCGGAATGGAGCATACTCCAAAATTTCTATCCCATATATTCCCTAAGTTTCTTTAATGCCTGAGTAATATGTTTTTCTACAGTTTTCAGGCTAATGTTCATTTCTCTTGCAATTTCCTTGTTTTTTTTCTCCTCGAAACGACTCATCTTAAAAATCTTCCTGCTTTTATCAGGCAGGGATTCAATGGCATCATGAAGCTTGCTCCGAAGCTCTTCTAAACGGATATCCTGGTCGATAGTCTCTCCGTAATCCTCGTAATATTGAAGCTCCATGTTGCGTATCTTTCTCCGAAGCCAGGCGTACCTGCCTTTTATCCTTTCGTGTTTGAGATGATTCAGACACTCGTTCCTCACACACGCA
This window of the Bacteroidales bacterium genome carries:
- a CDS encoding RNA polymerase sigma-70 factor — encoded protein: MDNFERKNIQKLKQGEIKTLEYIFNLYSLPLIRYAYRFVEDEGRAKDMVQEVFFKLWKDRKNLCINTSLESFLYACVRNECLNHLKHERIKGRYAWLRRKIRNMELQYYEDYGETIDQDIRLEELRSKLHDAIESLPDKSRKIFKMSRFEEKKNKEIAREMNISLKTVEKHITQALKKLREYMG